One window of the Colletotrichum destructivum chromosome 6, complete sequence genome contains the following:
- a CDS encoding Putative cytochrome P450 yields the protein MARSILRDTAQAVASNPVPTLIAIVIASAVYHYIYNPLAVSPLRLLPGSKVYAVTKWRLALDDYHGTRTRKIHGLHQKYGTAVRISPNEVSFSSLSALRTIYGAGSGFERTNFYRMFDVYGRQNLFTFAEGKKHGERKKLLAHAYSKSVVLSLTGIAKPLVEKNVKSFLDLLEQEKSVAEEIFHSLHWFSLDSITGFLYGDKHGGTHALRGNEADRLMLNDIIDPSRRKLSWFVVHLKAYTNWLYTRTGVMEKLVTALNLLPMKKPATYTGIRAHGLRSWEEFESSTVKGGQSHDEKAIISKLWKHSKSEKEPRLDGLDIASEVADHFLAGIDTTSDTLMFVIWALSRPENKEYQERLMAELDCIPSISCNQDGIPTAEVADKLPYLDAVIKEGLRLYAPLPASEPRSLPIDTTIDGYHIPAGTVVSMSPYTLHRNAAVFPEPLKFKPERWLGECGDVTEMKKWFWAFSSGDRMCIGIHLAMAEMTTLLAALYLRYTTSEQDRQKNASPGITSRFEVFSDETFATVREHECWINFTERQRE from the exons ATGGCACGTAGCATTCTCCGTGACA CGGCGCAAGCTGTCGCTAGCAATCCGGTACCAACTCTCATAGCCATAGTCATTGCAAGCGCTGTGTACCATTACATCTACAATCCGCTGGCAGTGTCTCCACTGCGACTCTTACCTGGCTCCAAGGTCTACGCAGTGACGAAATGGCGTCTTGCGTTAGACGACTACCACGGCACAAGAACTCGGAAGATACATGGATTGCACCAGAAGTACGGAACTGCCGTCCGCATTAGTCCCAACGAGGTCTCGTTCTCATCCCTCTCAGCCTTGCGAACCATTtacggcgccggctccggaTTCGAACGGACAAACTTCTATCGCATGTTCGACGTTTATGGGCGACAAAACCTGTTCACTTTTGCCGAGGGGAAGAAGCACGgcgaaagaaagaagctGCTTGCGCATGCTTACTCAAAGAGTGTGGTTCTGTCGTTGACTGGCATCGCCAAACCCCTTGTGGAGAAGAACGTTAAGAGCTTCCTCGACCTTCTTGAACAGGAGAAGAGTGTCGCAGAAGAGATCTTCCACAGTTTGCATTGGTTCAGTCTTGACAGTATTACCGGATTTCTATACGGAGACAAGCACGGGGGAACACATGCACTGAGAGGAAATGAGGCGGATAGGTTGATGCTCAACGATATCATTGACCCTAGCCGCAGAAAACTCAGTTGGTTCGTTGTTCACCTTAAAGCATACACCAACTGGCTCTACACAAGAACCGGCGTTATGGAGAAGCTTGTCACAGCTCTGAATCTTCTTCCCATGAAAAAACCGGCGACATACACGGGCATCCGAGCTCACGGCTTGCGATCATGGGAAGAATTCGAATCCAGTACCGTCAAAGGCGGCCAGTCACACGATGAGAAAGCAATCATTTCAAAACTTTGGAAACACAGTAAGAGCGAGAAAGAACCCCggctcgatggccttgacaTCGCATCAGAAGTTGCAGATCACTTCTtggccggcatcgacacgACCAGCGACACGTTGATGTTTGTGATATGGGCACTGTCAAGGCCTGAAAACAAGGAATATCAGGAAAGATtgatggcggagctggaTTGCATACCTTCTATCTCCTGCAACCAAGATGGAATACCAACAGCAGAGGTCGCAGACAAATTACCTTATCTCGATGCAGTCATCAAAGAAGGCCTTAGACTCTACGCCCCGTTACCGGCGTCGGAGCCACGCTCGCTGCCTATTGACACCACGATAGACGGATATCATATTCCTGCTGGTACGGTTGTCAGCATGTCACCGTACACGCTGCACCGGAATGCAGCTGTGTTCCCGGAGCCTCTTAAATTCAAGCCAGAAAGGTGGTTAGGAGAGTGTGGAGACGTCACAGAGATGAAGAAATGGTTCTGGGCATTCTCAAGTGGCGATAGGATGTGCATTGGCATACA TCttgccatggccgagatgacAACTCTCTTAGCAGCCCTCTACTTGAGATACACAACCAGCGAGCAAGACAGGCAAAAGAACGCAAGCCCCGGAATCACAAGCCGATTTGAAGTATTCTCCGATGAAACATTTGCTACAGTTAGG GAGCATGAGTGCTGGATCAATTTTACAGAACGACAAAGAGAATAA
- a CDS encoding Putative class II aldolase/adducin, with protein sequence MAPSAVVDLLPTSSISASTKSQDVNAMAAMAHRGKALPSIPKFASHAETRQWQLEHMAGAFRVFASEGYAEGISGHISVRDPEYEDRFWINPLGVHFGMLKASDMICVDLDGEVTGGNIDGSINAAGFQIHSAVHRARPDVHAICHTHSVYGRAWSAFSKPLEMLNQDVCYFYNAHSVYSDYGGIANEASEGQKIAASLGTGKAAILLNHGLLTVGQTVDEAAFLFCLMERSCKVQLAVEAAGLEKHLVPDEEAAYNFKMASTPETLYCEFQPHLSYEEYKCQGNYKA encoded by the exons ATGGCGCCCTCCGCAGTCGTCGATCTCCTCCCTACTTCATCAATCTCGGCTTCCACCAAGTCGCAAGATGTCAATGCCATGGCAGCGATGGCTCACCGAGGCAAAGCCCTCCCGTCGATCCCGAAATTTGCCTCTCATGCTGAGACGCGCCAGTGGCAGCTGGAACACATGGCGGGAGCCTTCCGCGTCTTCGCTAGCGAGGGGTACGCAGAGGGTATCTCAGGCCACATCAGTGTGAGAGATCCGGAATACGAAGATCGATTCTGGATCAATCCCTTGGGCGTTCACTTTGGGATGCTCAAGGCTAGCGACATGATATGCGTCGATCTGGATGGTGAAGTTACCGGCGGCAACATCGATGGCTCCATCAACGCTGCTGGATTCCAGATCCACAGCGCGGTGCATCGCGCCCGGCCCGACGTCCATGCCATCTGTCATACGCACTCTGTTTATGGACGGGCATGgtcggccttctcgaagcCGCTCGAGATGCTGAACCAAGACGTTTGCTACTTTTATAATGCGCACTCGGTCTACAGCGACTATGGTGGTATTGCCAACGAGGCCTCGGAGGGCCAGAAGATTGCGGCCAGTCTGGGAACAGGGAAAGCTGCGATTCTGCTGAACCATGGGCTTTTGACTGTGGGCCAGACGGTGGATGAGGCAGCGTTCCTGTTCTGTTTGATGGAGAGGAGTTGCAAAGTACAGCTCGCAGTCGAGGCTGCCGGACTCGAGAAACACCTCGTGCCTGACGAGGAAGCGGCGTACAACTTTAAGATGGCAAGCACTCCG GAAACCCTGTATTGTGAATTCCAGCCTCATCTAAGTTATGAAGAATACAAGTGCCAAGGGAACTACAAAGCCTAG
- a CDS encoding Putative amino acid permease/ SLC12A domain-containing protein, with product MSDSKYTEKGPPVTSVDNDSGHSSNMDVGLGHILDTTAGSQALHRKLRGKEVQLFAIGGAIGTSLYVQMGSALPKGGPAGLFIAFIIWGCVMWAVNECFAEMVTYVPVPSPFVRFAGEWVDEALGFAMAWNFFLNMAILVPFEIVAMSIMVTFWTDTVPIVAIIIPMIALYAFLNIITVRYFGISEFYLSIFKVLLMIGLFFFTFVTMVGGNPLHEAYGFTYWQSPGAFVEHNASGNTGRFLGILSCIYQASFSICGPEYISMVAAEAENPRRILPSAYRSFVWRILFFFVGSALCMGIVIPYNDPTLAAILGGESAGSGTGAASPYIIAMNRLQIHVLPHIVNALIMTSVFSAGNGLLFSATRVLHGMSLMGFAPKIFSWCTKGGVPLYSLLFSLSFSLLAFLQLGSSSAEVLVYLVYLITCCQLLNYGFTALTYRHFYAALKKQGISRDTLPYKGRFQPYTSYFAMGGTLFMLLAAGYDLFLTGGWDVMWFFLDYGMIGFFILAFIGWKVFFKTRYVRPGTADISLGGAKEEIDQYEALYVAREPGRVGRLIDKVFE from the exons ATGTCTGACTCCAAGTACACCGAGAAGGGCCCTCCTGTCACTTCAGTGGACAATGATTCAGGGCATAGCTCCAATATGGACGTTGGTTTAGGCCATATCTTGGACACAACAGCCGGTTCCCAGGCGCTGCATCGCAAACTTCGAGGAAAGGAAGTCCAGCTCTTTGCCATTGGTGGGGCAATTGGCACAT CTCTCTACGTGCAGATGGGTTCTGCTTTACCCAAGGGAGGTCCTGCAGGCCTCTTCATTGCCTTCATCATATGGGGCTGCGTTATGTGGGCGGTGAATGAGTGCTTTGCTGAAATGGTGACCTATGTGCCAGTACCGTCACCCTTTGTCCGCTTCGCAGGCGAGTGGGTTGATGAGGCGTTGGGATTCGCTATGGCCTGGAACTTCTTCCTCAACATGGCAATCCTCGTGCCATTTGAGATTGTGGCCATGAGCATCATGGTCACCTTTTGGACCGATACTGTCCCAATCGTCGCGATCATCATACCCATGATCGCTCTATATGCCTTCCTCAACATTATTACTGTCCGATATTTCGGAATCTCCGAGTTCTATCTGTCTATATTCAAGGTCTTGTTGATGATTGGCTTGTTCTTCTTTACCTTCGTCACAATGGTCGGTGGCAACCCGCTCCATGAAGCCTATGGGTTCACATATTGGCAAAGTCCTGGGGCGTTCGTGGAACATAATGCTTCCGGAAATACGGGTAGATTCCTTGGTATCTTGTCCTGCATCTACCAGGCCAGCTTCTC TATTTGCGGCCCCGAGTACATTTCCATGGTAGCTGCTGAAGCAGAGAATCCTCGCCGAATCCTGCCATCGGCTTACAGGTCCTTCGTATGGAGGATATTGTTCTTCTTCGTTGGCTCCGCGCTATGCATGGGCATAGTGATTCCCTACAACGATCCGACCCTGGCAGCCATCTTGGGAGGCGAGAGCGCCGGAAGCGGCACTGGTGCGGCATC GCCTTACATCATTGCTATGAATCGCTTGCAGATACACGTTCTTCCCCACATTGTCAACGCCCTCATTATGACGTCCGTTTTCAGTGCTGGAAACGGTTTGCTCTTTTCTGCTACGCGCGTTCTCCATGGCATGTCCCTCATGGGCTTTGCGCCAAAAATCTTCTCCTGGTGCACTAAGGGCGGCGTGCCATTATACTCACTGctcttctccttgtccttcaGCCTGCTAGCGTTCCTGCAGCTTGGTAGCTCATCTGCAGAGGTTCTGGTCTATCTGGTGTACCTGATCACTTGCTGTCAGCTTCTCAATTACGGCTTCACTGCGCTGACGTATCGACACTTTTACGCGGCACTGAAGAAACAAGGTATATCACGCGACACTCTGCCTTACAAAGGGAGATTCCAGCCGTACACATCATACTTTGCTATGGGTGGTACCTTGTTTATGCTTCTCGCGGCCGGATACGATCTGTTTCTTACTGGTGGGTGGGATGTGATGTGGTTTTTCTTGGACTACGGAATGATTGGCTTTTTCATTCTCGCCTTTATTGGGTGGAAAGTTTTCTTCAAAACACGCTATGTCAGACCTGGTACTGCAGACATAAGCCTGGGTggcgccaaggaggagattGATCAATACGAAGCTTTGTATGTAGCTCGGGAGCCTGGGAGGGTGGGGAGGTTGATTGATAAGGTGTTCGAGTGA
- a CDS encoding Putative major facilitator, sugar transporter, major facilitator superfamily: MTLPTSYITQTILPGFLIRAPRKGGIFISSALVLVSCILLSTSTTRAQFFVGHVLVGIAKTIDIASVPTYLVELTPPSRRGFVGGLYWACWLLGAIISSAVGYGVRSVAGEWSWRLICICMAGPALACIALLPFIPESPRWLISKGQGSKGLKVLTEYHGNGDATHPMVTAQFREINETIAFEKESQFESYAAWWKAFAQSKSNRHCSFILLTLGIFEQTVGSSIITFYLSQVLNLAGITSEREQFAINLGQNCVAFVSALTGICLIDKLGRVPMLTVGTAFCAAVLACMAGLTADQTDSAAGRNGIIAMVFLFYCIFTPSSGFFNQYVIPIGLAGIGWRFYIVGVAWNILAAFVIYFTYMETKGLILEQIDKRFNGIPRDQLDDVIEAYYGGKPISEGELDLKSEVKVVP; this comes from the exons ATGACACTTCCTACCT CATATATCACTCAGACAATATTACCGGGG TTCTTGATTAGGGCGCCACGCAAGGGCGgcatcttcatctcctcAGCCCTTGTCCTCGTCTCGTGCATCCTACTATCCACCTCCACCACTCGTGCCCAGTTCTTTGTCggccatgtcctcgtcggcatcgccaagaCCATTGACATCGCCTCCGTGCCCACctacctcgtcgagctcACCCCGCCCTCACGCCGTGGCTTCGTCGGTGGCCTATACTGGGCTTGTTGGCTTCTTGGTGCCATAATATCCTCAGCCGTTGGGTACGGTGTGCGCAGCGTTGCCGGAGAATGGTCCTGGAGACTGATTTGCATCTGCATGGCCGGCCCGGCTCTGGCTTGCATTGCCTTGCTGCCATTTATCCCCGAGTCGCCTCGCTGGCTCATCTCCAAGGGGCAGGGATCCAAGGGACTCAAAGTCCTGACCGAGTAccacggcaacggcgacgccaCGCATCCCATGGTCACCGCCCAGTTCCGTGAAATCAACGAGACCATCGCCTTTGAAAAGGAGAGCCAGTTCGAGTCGTATGCCGCGTGGTGGAAAGCCTTTGCGCAGTCAAAATCCAACCGCCACTGTAGCTTCATCTTGCTGACCCTCGGCATCTTTGAGCAGACTGTCGGTTCTAGCATCATCACCTTCTACCTTTCTCAGGTGCTGAATCTCGCGGGTATTACATCAGAGCGCGAGCAGTTTGCCATTAACCTAGGCCAGAACTGCGTCGCCTTTGTATCTGCTCTTACCGGTATTTGTCTGATCGACAAGCTGGGCCGGGTGCCCATGCTGACGGTCGGCACGGCTTTCTGTGCAGCCGTTCTGGCATGCATGGCTGGGCTTACGGCTGATCAGACTGATAGCGCCGCTGGCAGAAATGGAATCATTGCTATGGTTTTCCT ATTCTACTGCATCTTCACACCTTCATCCGGTTTCTTCAACCAATACGTCATTCCTATTGGTCTCGCCGGTATCGGTTGGCG ATTCTATATTGTTGGTGTTGCCTGGAACATTCTTGCGGCTTTTGTGATTTACTTCACCTATATGGAGACCAAAGGTCTTATACTGGAGCAGATCGACAAGCGGTTCAACGGTATACCGCGCGATCAGCTCGATGATGTAATCGAGGCATACTATGGTGGCAAGCCTATCTCCGAGGGCGAACTTGACCTCAAATCCGAGGTTAAGGTGGTCCCATAG
- a CDS encoding Putative isopenicillin N synthase-like superfamily yields the protein MPGKLLNWPAWREYETVPHEIAFEEEFVKVKAAIIAEYSEEALTKSWLKVCKELETVTNQLASQGSAAIPVYEYSEIATKGFSEEQKEQIKAKGCCIVRKTIPEDKAKLLFQDLKHFAMENKEAINGWHVESPVILRLFNSPTQVKIRTDPRHIALQRQLNALFHDASGETSPEPLSYTDATRIRPPGQTFLGLGPHIEAGSLCRWAHSQYRKVYERIFSGEPENHDSYDLDVRKDADQYMFPAGAHSAVLRAFQGWTALTPASPSCGTLMLYPDVKTVIAYVVLRPFFSPPKDQSDVMDASKWTFDGRSPWFPGTTVPDSQRLSTLSHPHLRLKDCLMHIPAMGAGDTVWWHTDMCHAVDPEHNGEGDASVVYIAACPTTKTNKDYVKKQLQAALVGGGPPDRIGLVLNESALKGYEGFDNVSEEGKVVLGFNLL from the exons ATGCCTGGGAAACTCCTGAACTGGCCCGCGTGGCGAGAGTACGAGACTGTGCCTCACGAAATCGCTTTCGAGGAGGAATTTGTCAAGGTCAAagccgccatcatcgccgagtATAGTGAGGAAGCGCTCACCAAGAGCTGGCTCAAGGTCTGCAAAGAGCTCGAGACCGTTACAAACCAGCTAGCCAGCCAAGGCAGTGCCGCCATCCCTGTGTATGAGTACAGCGAAATTGCCACCAAGGGGTTCAGCGAAGAACAAAAGGAACAGATCAAGGCAAAGGGTTGCTGCATCGTGCGCAAGACCATACCTGAGGATAAGGCCAAATTGCTGTTCCAGGATCTCAAACACTTTGCGATGGAGAACAAAGAGGCCATCAATGGCTGGCACGTCGAGTCGCCGGTTATACTGCGTCTTTTCAACTCACCCACGCAAGTCAAGATCCGCACCGACCCGCGCCACATTGCGCTGCAGCGCCAGCTGAACGCGCTCTTTCATGACGCCTCGGGCGAGACAAGCCCCGAGCCGCTGAGTTACACTGACGCAACGCGAATCCGGCCCCCTGGGCAGACttttctcggcctcgggccGCACATTGAAGCAGGCAGCCTGTGCCGCTGGGCGCATTCTCAGTACCGCAAGGTATACGAACGCATCTTCTCTGGCGAGCCGGAGAATCACGACTCATACGACCTCGATGTGCGAAAAGACGCGGACCAGTACATGTTTCCTGCGGGCGCACACTCGGCCGTGTTACGCGCGTTCCAGGGGTGGACGGCCTTGACACCGGCGAGCCCTTCATGCGGCACGTTGATGCTATATCCCGACGTCAAGACGGTGATTGCGTACGTGGTACTGCGGCCTTTCTTCTCGCCGCCAAAGGATCAGAGCGACGTGATGGATGCGAGCAAGTGGACGTTTGATGGGAGGTCGCCGTGGTTTCCTGGCACAACGGTGCCGGATAGTCAGAGGCTAAGTACCTTGTCACATCCGCACCTGCGGCTGAAAGACTGTCTGATGCATATACCGGCCATGGGAGCTGGTGATACTGTGTGGTGGCATACCGAT ATGTGTCATGCGGTCGACCCGGAACATAATGGTGAGGGCGATGCCAGCGTGGTCTACATCGCTGCATGCCCTACTACCAAGACCAATAAGGATTATGTCAAGAAGCAACTGCAGGCTGCGCtggtgggaggagggccaCCTGATAGAATCGGACTGGTGCTAAATGAGTCGGCTTTGAAAGGGTACGAGGGGTTTGATAATGTTTCTGAGGAGGGAAAGGTGGTGCTTGGGTTCAACCTGCTGTGA
- a CDS encoding Putative short-chain dehydrogenase/reductase SDR, NAD(P)-binding domain superfamily — protein MDSVPVALITAGSAGLGAAAARVFVKNGFKVAINYSNNVERAGKLVEELKRSTDSDVLAIKADLGNRDDISKLVDETVAKMGRLDVVFSNGGWTHFRDMTNLDENLVEDDWDRCFNMNVKSHLWIMHAAKKHLDKTEGAFITTASIAGVSVSGSSLAYSVTKAAQIHLAKALAAIAAPRIRVNTVSPGLLLTDWAEKFSDEGKAAHIQKTVIKRAVTVEDVAEQVYTFAKSRSITGVNVVIDGGYTL, from the exons ATGGATTCAGTACCTGTTGCACTTATCACAGCGGGTAGTGCTGGGCTGGGTGCCGCAGCAGCCCGTGTTTTCGTCAAGAACGGATTCAAGGTGGCCATCAACTATAGCAACAATGTAGAAAGGGCGGGAAAGCTCGTCGAAGAACTCAAGAGGTCAACAGACTCGGATGTGCTTGCCATCAAGGCGGATTTGGGGAACCGCGATGATATCTCAAAACTTGTCGATGAGACTGTTGCGAAGATGGGTCGATTAGACGTCGTCTTTTCGAATGGCGGATGGACACACTTTCGAGACATGACCAACTTGGACG AAAACCTTGTAGAAGATGACTGGGACAGGTGCTTCAACATGAACGTCAAGTCACATCTTTGGATAATGCATGCCGCCAAAAAGCATCTGGACAAGACGGAGGGTGCATTTATCACCACGGCATCCATAGCTGGAGTTAGTGTCAGTGGGAGTTCTCTG GCATACTCTGTAACCAAAGCCGCCCAGATCCACCTGGCCAAGGCCCTTGCAGCTATCGCGGCTCCGAGGATTCGCGTCAATACCGTATCGCCAGGCCTACTTCTCACA GATTGGGCGGAGAAGTTCTCGGATGAGGGTAAAGCTGCCCATATCCAGAAGACAGTGATTAAGAGAGCCGTCACGGTCGAG GATGTGGCTGAACAAGTTTATACATTCGCCAAGAGCAGAAGCATAACGGGCGTCAATGTTGTAATTGATGGGGGCTATACCTTGTAG
- a CDS encoding uncharacterized protein (Putative zn(2)Cys(6) fungal-type DNA-binding domain, transcription factor domain, fungi), whose amino-acid sequence MPLPQTPTAVDGGGAAAAAITTPCEAQARTSCQRCHRRKKKCDRALPQCGNCRMARFPCSFLKDDQQTAAYPIAFVRSLEDKVRKLEDELAAVVKDAQAAAHPDTILEDQIMEPSGLEFPVLQAAVDQSPSQVRPITATTTLGDELRLLSLEAAAERHLGSASGISFAKLTQAVLRRLTPDRADFVFHKELEVESTQQLLGGSPVDLLGSSLYHGFDSSTAFHPPFFCGITLSDITDPQPSLVDVQLPPQSHLQHLVDFYFAHSHTLYPIVRRREFEETLGTILSDPQDPAAQSPLWLFRLWMILAIGSTTYCSVALCEESESMLYYNKALGYMEDALGYGDMVALEVIMLQVSYSFFNQLGPNTWFLVGLAARLSVGMGLHTFSSYDALPVDVAEHRKRVFYSVYMMDRVVSTALGRPFALHDDDIDVEPFADADDEDIDATGIRQRNPLQPSTMAVPLHLLRLRQLSSKIVKSVYSNKRNANMSISEREAIIYSLHRELLDWRRSMPFPLPDTHPQVPHLSSNWYDFNYYMQVAMLYRPSPLFPTLDQARVETLGDAAGKAIREAITMHRQQRFAYNWLNLLALFTSTLSLTYATTARPENLAVVLRESKAIETLQLAIELFDTLSVKFSAAKNIRSMIEEIVARYTEIDSQA is encoded by the exons ATGCCGCTCCCTCAGACGCCGACAGcagtcgacggcggcggcgccgccgccgccgcaataaCAACACCCTGCGAGGCTCAGGCCCGGACGTCGTGCCAGCGCTGCCACCGGCGCAAGAAGAAATGCGACCGCGCCTTGCCCCAGTGTGGCAACTGTCGCATGGCCCGGTTTCCGTGTAGTTTCCTCAAAGACGATCAGCAGACGGCGGCGTATCCGATTGC GTTTGTGCGTTCGTTGGAGGACAAGGTTAGGAAGTTGGAGGATGAGCTGGCGGCCGTGGTGAAGGATGCGCAGGCCGCGGCACATCCGGACACGATACTCGAGGACCAGATTATGGAGCCGTCGGGGTTGGAATTCCCGGTACTGCAGGCTGCCGTAGATCAATCGCCTTCGCAGGTCCGGCCCATCACAGCCACGACGACGCTCGGTGATGAGTTGCGGTTGCTGTCGCTCGAGGCTGCGGCAGAACGGCACTTGGGGTCTGCTTCGGGGATATCGTTTGCCAAGTTGACGCAGGCGGTGCTGAGAAGGCTCACACCGGACCGCGCTGATTTCGTCTTCCACAAGGAGCTTGAGGTTGAGTCCACGCAGCAACTGCTTGGTGGATCACCAGTCGACCTGCTCGGGTCGTCCTTGTATCACGGCTTTGACAGCTCAACTGCTTTTCATCCCCCCTTTTTCTGCGGTATCACATTATCCGACATCACAGATCCACAACCGTCCCTGGTAGACGTTCAGTTACCGCCGCAGAGTCACCTGCAGCACCTGGTCGACTTTTACTTTGCGCACTCTCATACGCTGTATCCGATTGTGCGACGGCGCGAGTTTGAAGAAACGCTGGGCACGATACTGAGTGACCCTCAGGATCCGGCTGCGCAATCGCCGTTATGGCTCTTTAGGCTGTGGATGATACTGGCGATTGGGTCGACCACATACTGCTCGGTTGCCCTGTGTGAGGAGTCTGAATCGATGCTGTACTACAACAAGGCGCTGGGCTATATGGAGGATGCTCTTGGGTACGGAGACATG GTTGCGTTAGAGGTCATTATGCTCCAGGTATCATACTCGTTCTTCAACCAGCTCGGACCAA ATACCTGGTTTCTTGTAGGCCTTGCTGCGAGGTTATCGGTCGGCATGGGCCTGCACACATTCTCCTCGTATGACGCGCTTCCTGTCGATGTTGCCGAGCATCGGAAGCGTGTCTTTTACTCAGTGTACATGATGGATCG GGTCGTATCAACAGCTCTCGGACGACCTTTTGCCTTACACGACGATGACATAGACGTCGAG CCTtttgccgacgccgacgacgaagacatCGATGCCACGGGCATTCGCCAGCGTAACCCCCTTCAGCCCTCCACCATGGCAGTCCCCCTCCACCTGCTCCGCCTGCGCCAACTGTCCAGCAAGATTGTCAAGTCCGTCTACTCCAACAAACGCAACGCCAACATGTCCATCTCTGAGCGCGAAGCCATCATCTACTCCCTCCACCGCGAACTCCTCGACTGGCGCCGCAGCATGCCTTTCCCTTTGCCCGACACGCACCCGCAGGTGCCCCATCTCAGCAGTAACTGGTATGACTTCAACTACTACATGCAGGTCGCCATGCTGTAccgcccgtcgccgctgtTCCCGACACTCGACCAGGCCCGCGTCGAGACGCTGGGTGATGCCGCCGGCAAAGCGATTCGAGAAGCCATTACGATGCACCGACAGCAGCGGTTTGCGTACAACTGGTTGAACCTGCTGGCGCTCTTCACGTCGACGCTGTCGCTGACCTATGCAacgacggcaaggccggAGAATCTGGCGGTAGTATTGAGGGAGAGCAAAGCGATCGAGACGCTGCAGCTTGCGATCGAGCTGTTTGATACATTGAGCGTAAAGTTCTCGGCGGCCAAGAATATCAGGAGTATGATTGAGGAGATTGTAGCTCGGTACACGGAGATTGACTCGCAAGCATGA
- a CDS encoding Putative YjgF/YER057c/UK114 family, RutC-like superfamily protein: MAPNGDAFVMNPSAPEPPTRYAHARLAPAGSHRTIYISGIACVHPATGEWPGAKDNGDGTYELDVRVQTAAVLSNIDLIIREATGGKGSVKNLIDSVVYVVDIKRDYQGMNEEWNKVFTTRAEAPARATIGVKELPDPKMLVEIKGVAVVEM, from the coding sequence ATGGCTCCCAACGGTGACGCCTTCGTCATGAACCCCTCCGCTCCGGAGCCACCCACGCGGTACGCCCATGCCCGCCTCGCCCCCGCCGGCTCCCACCGCACCATCTACATCTCGGGCATCGCTTGCGTGCACCCTGCCACGGGTGAGTGGCCGGGCGCTAAagacaacggcgacggcacaTACGAGCTTGACGTGCGGGTGCAGACCGCAGCGGTGCTGTCTAACATTGACCTCATCATCCGTGAGGCAACAGGCGGCAAGGGGAGCGTCAAGAACCTGATTGATAGTGTTGTATACGTGGTGGACATTAAGCGGGACTACCAGGGCATGAACGAGGAGTGGAACAAGGTATTCACCACGCGGGCCGAGGcaccggcgagggcgacgattGGAGTCAAGGAGCTGCCGGATCCGAAGATGTTGGTGGAGATTAAgggtgttgctgttgttgagATGTAA